In one Acetobacter sp. genomic region, the following are encoded:
- a CDS encoding NAD(+) synthase: MRDFHSLYKHGFARVAACTLPVGLADPRLNAARIVECVSVCSEQGAVLAVFPELGLSGYAIDDLRQQDVLLDAVEEAVAEIARATSTFLPLILIGAPLRHRDALYNCAIAIHRGEILGVVPKSYLPNYREFYEARQFTPGAGIVGDTIRLAGGETPFGTDLLFEAGDIPGFCVGVEICEDLWVPLPPSTRAALAGATVLANLSASDITVGKAEERDRLCRSQSDRCHAAYLYAAAGEGESTTDVAWDGQVSIFENGRLLKASDRFPSGARHVLVDIDLDLLRQERMRMTSFAANAAAEEDGGMWRRIVRTFTPPASDFGLMREVPRFPFVPADPAGLAQDCYEACTIQVSALRTRLAATGARKMVIGVSGGLDSTQALLIAVRVADELGLKRDAVLAFTMPGFGTSDATKSNAHALMRALGVTADEIDIRPASELMLKQIGHPYGRGEPVYDVTFENVQAGLRTDFLFRLANQRGGIVLGTGDLSELALGWCTYGVGDQMAHYNVNAGLPKTLIQHLIRWFMSSGQFSPETVEILKSILATEISPELVPPGEDGAVQSTEATIGPYALHDFSLFHVLRYGFRPSKIAFLAWHAWREAESGAWPPGFPEDERMAYDLPTIRHWLAVFLQRFFTSSQFKRSAMPNGPKVVAGGSLSPRGDWRAPSDGNARVWLEELEKNVP; encoded by the coding sequence ATGCGGGACTTCCACTCCCTTTACAAACACGGCTTCGCCCGTGTTGCCGCCTGCACCCTGCCCGTCGGGCTCGCCGACCCGCGTCTGAACGCTGCCCGTATCGTCGAATGTGTGTCGGTCTGCTCGGAACAGGGAGCGGTGCTGGCCGTGTTCCCCGAATTGGGGCTTTCCGGTTACGCCATTGACGACCTTCGCCAGCAGGATGTGCTTCTGGACGCGGTTGAAGAGGCGGTGGCGGAGATTGCGCGTGCGACCAGCACGTTTCTTCCCCTCATCCTGATCGGCGCGCCGCTGCGTCACCGTGACGCACTCTATAACTGCGCCATCGCCATTCATCGCGGTGAGATTCTGGGTGTCGTGCCCAAATCCTATCTTCCCAACTATCGCGAGTTCTATGAAGCCCGGCAGTTCACCCCCGGCGCGGGCATTGTTGGAGACACGATCCGCCTTGCCGGTGGGGAGACGCCGTTCGGCACGGATCTGCTGTTCGAGGCAGGCGATATTCCCGGCTTCTGCGTCGGTGTGGAGATCTGTGAGGATCTGTGGGTGCCTCTGCCGCCCAGCACCCGTGCGGCGCTTGCCGGAGCAACCGTTCTGGCCAATCTTTCGGCCAGCGACATCACGGTCGGGAAGGCGGAGGAGCGGGACAGGCTCTGCCGTTCCCAGTCAGATCGCTGTCATGCGGCCTATCTCTACGCGGCGGCGGGCGAAGGAGAATCCACGACCGATGTGGCGTGGGACGGTCAGGTCTCCATCTTCGAGAATGGTCGTCTGCTGAAAGCCAGTGACCGTTTTCCGAGTGGAGCGCGGCATGTGCTGGTGGATATCGACCTTGATCTGCTGCGTCAGGAGCGGATGCGGATGACGTCCTTCGCGGCCAACGCGGCGGCTGAGGAAGATGGAGGGATGTGGCGGCGGATCGTCCGGACCTTCACACCGCCTGCTTCCGATTTCGGCCTGATGCGCGAGGTGCCGCGCTTCCCGTTCGTTCCGGCGGACCCGGCTGGACTGGCGCAGGACTGCTATGAAGCCTGCACCATTCAGGTCTCGGCGCTCCGGACGCGCCTTGCGGCCACGGGTGCGCGGAAGATGGTGATCGGTGTTTCGGGAGGGCTCGATTCGACTCAGGCCCTGCTTATCGCTGTCCGGGTGGCGGATGAGCTGGGTCTGAAGCGGGATGCCGTGCTTGCCTTCACCATGCCGGGTTTCGGCACCAGCGATGCGACGAAGAGCAACGCCCATGCCCTGATGCGGGCGCTGGGGGTGACCGCTGATGAAATCGATATTCGTCCGGCCTCGGAACTGATGCTGAAACAGATCGGCCACCCGTATGGGCGTGGTGAGCCGGTTTATGACGTTACCTTCGAGAACGTGCAGGCTGGTCTGCGGACCGACTTCCTGTTCCGTCTGGCCAACCAGCGTGGTGGCATCGTGTTGGGCACCGGCGACCTGTCCGAACTGGCGCTGGGCTGGTGCACCTACGGGGTGGGCGACCAGATGGCGCATTACAACGTCAATGCGGGCCTGCCAAAGACGTTGATCCAGCATCTGATCCGCTGGTTCATGTCGTCCGGCCAGTTCAGCCCGGAGACCGTGGAGATTCTGAAGTCGATCCTTGCGACGGAAATCTCACCTGAACTGGTTCCTCCCGGCGAAGACGGCGCGGTCCAGAGCACGGAGGCCACCATCGGTCCCTACGCGCTGCATGATTTCTCGCTGTTTCACGTCCTGCGCTACGGTTTTCGTCCGTCGAAGATTGCCTTTCTCGCGTGGCATGCCTGGAGGGAGGCGGAGAGTGGAGCGTGGCCGCCGGGTTTCCCCGAAGATGAGCGCATGGCTTACGATCTGCCGACCATCAGGCACTGGCTGGCCGTGTTTCTCCAACGCTTCTTCACGAGCAGTCAGTTCAAGCGCTCCGCCATGCCAAATGGTCCCAAGGTGGTGGCGGGCGGTTCCCTGTCGCCTCGTGGAGATTGGCGTGCCCCTTCTGACGGGAATGCCCGGGTCTGGCTGGAGGAGCTGGAGAAGAACGTGCCTTAG